The genomic interval CGTGGGGACCGGCGGAGAAGAGGCGGGCGGCACAGCAGGAGCGGAGGCCCATTGCAATGCCAGCCAGAGCAAAACAAGCCCGACGCCCAGCAGAAGCAGGCGGCGAAGCGGAAAGCCGCTGGCAGAACGCACACGAAACATCATGGCACGGTGTGGATGGGGTGGCATTACGCTATCGCCACCGGCCTGCCAACACCGTGCCAGTGATCAGAGCAGGGTCTTCTCGCGCTGGCGGCTTCCGGTGACCAGGCTGGTAATGCGTACGCCGAACTGCTCGTCGATCACGACGGCTTCGCCCTCGGCGATGAGCCGGCCGTTGGCATAAATTTCCAGCGGTTCACCGACCAGTTTTTCCAGTTCGATGATGCTGCCGGTGGTCAGTCGCAGCACGTCGGCCAGCGGCAGGCGGCGTCGGCCCAGCTCGACGACGATCTCCAGCTCGACATCGGCCAGCAGCTCCAGATTGCCTTTGACGCCGCCGTCGCCGATGCGCTCGGGGCCCAGTTCGCCAAAGGAGGCCGGACGTACTTCGACGGCCGGTTGCTCGGCGGCTCCTGCAGCCGTCGCCTTGGGTGCTCTGGAAGTCAGCTGTTGCGTCACGCTCGGAGGTAGCAGAATAAAGCCTTCGTGCCGGGCGTCGCCTATCTGGAGCGTGAACGGAAGCTGCAACAGCGAGTCGGGCAGTTCCACCGGAGGCTGGGCGGCCCCGGAACCGGGCTGCTGGACGACGAAGCTTACCTCGGGCAAGCGCACGCCTTCGGCGGCCAGTGCGTTGCGCAGCGTGCCGTAGCCCTGGGCGGCCACTTCTCCCAGCAGATCATCGGTGCCTTCGTCGCCGGGGTTGAGCGCTTCGCCGAGCATGGCCTGCGACAGGAGCGGGATCCAGTCCGGCGTCAGCCCGATGGCAAACGGCTCACTGCGGGCCCAGATCAGCACCCGGTCGCCGGCCAGCTCGTTCAGCTGGTCACTCGTAACCGTGGCAGGCGTACCCAGCTCCAGAGTAAGCTCCTGATTCAGCAGCGTCTGAAGAAATTGCTGCAGGGCCTCACGGGTAGCCTCAAGCCGCGGAAGCGTTGGATTCGAGCTCATCTTCTTCAAGCGGTAGTTCCGGGGGGACGACTTCCAGAATGCGCAGGGCGCGGTGCTTGCCGGAGCGGCCGGGGATCGCTTTAAATTTCTCGCGGTCGCCGATGTACACCTGGACGGGCTGGTTCACCCGGCGCTCCAGCACGATCACGTCGCCCTCTTCGAGCGTCATCAATTCGCTGAGTTTGATCCGGGTGCGGCCCATCACGGCGCGCAGCTCCACCTCGATTTTTTCCAGCTGTTCTTCGTAGCGCTGACGAACGGCAGGAGGCACTTCGGTGGTGGAGCTGGAGCGCCACTGCTTCATGGCGCTGTGCCCCAGCATCCGTTCCAGCAGGATGTACGGATAGCAGATGTTGATAAAAGAGCGCTGCTCGTAAATCGAAACCTCGAACGTAGCCACCAGCGCTGGCTCGACACCCGGCAGGATCTGGACGAACTCGGCGTTCGATTCGAAACCGGCTTCCTCCAGGTGGATTTCGTGAATCTGTTTCCAGGCCTTTTCCAGCTCCCGAAACGCCCGCATCATGACTTTGTCCATGATGCGGCGCTCGATCTGGGAAAGCTCCCGCGGTTTGCGCAGAAAGATGCCCGGTCCACCGAAAAGCTTCTCTACCGTGAAAATGGCCAGGCGAGGGTCAAGCTCCAGGACGATTTTCTGGTGCAGTGGATGGACGTCGACCACGTAGAGCGCCGAAGGCGGGGCGCTGGACATGACGAACTCGGAGTAGAGCACCTGGTCGATGGCCGACAGGCCGATGTCGACCAGCGTGCGGAGCTGGGCGGAAAGATAGACCGAAAGATCGCGGGCGAAGGCTTCGTGCACGTAGTGCAGGACCCGCATCTGGTCCTGCGAAAACAGCCGAGGCCGCTTGAAGTTGTAGGGGAGAATCTTCTTCTCCGCCTCGGCCGTCATCATCGACTCGAGGGCCTCGAGGTCGTAGTCGCCCTGTTCACCGATCTGGCTACGGACCTCA from Rhodothermus marinus carries:
- the fliN gene encoding flagellar motor switch protein FliN: MSSNPTLPRLEATREALQQFLQTLLNQELTLELGTPATVTSDQLNELAGDRVLIWARSEPFAIGLTPDWIPLLSQAMLGEALNPGDEGTDDLLGEVAAQGYGTLRNALAAEGVRLPEVSFVVQQPGSGAAQPPVELPDSLLQLPFTLQIGDARHEGFILLPPSVTQQLTSRAPKATAAGAAEQPAVEVRPASFGELGPERIGDGGVKGNLELLADVELEIVVELGRRRLPLADVLRLTTGSIIELEKLVGEPLEIYANGRLIAEGEAVVIDEQFGVRITSLVTGSRQREKTLL
- the fliM gene encoding flagellar motor switch protein FliM; this encodes MAKPLSQEEIDILLEVRSQIGEQGDYDLEALESMMTAEAEKKILPYNFKRPRLFSQDQMRVLHYVHEAFARDLSVYLSAQLRTLVDIGLSAIDQVLYSEFVMSSAPPSALYVVDVHPLHQKIVLELDPRLAIFTVEKLFGGPGIFLRKPRELSQIERRIMDKVMMRAFRELEKAWKQIHEIHLEEAGFESNAEFVQILPGVEPALVATFEVSIYEQRSFINICYPYILLERMLGHSAMKQWRSSSTTEVPPAVRQRYEEQLEKIEVELRAVMGRTRIKLSELMTLEEGDVIVLERRVNQPVQVYIGDREKFKAIPGRSGKHRALRILEVVPPELPLEEDELESNASAA